The following are encoded together in the Scomber scombrus chromosome 7, fScoSco1.1, whole genome shotgun sequence genome:
- the aqp10a gene encoding aquaporin-10a, producing MVKLRLLRVRNALVRECMAEFLGTFILLLFGCSAAAQMKTSRETKGQFLSVNMAFSVGVMSAMYLTKGITGAHLNPAVTLSFCVLGKAQWGRLVPYCLSQLLGAYMASGLVYLVYYDAIMDFSGGVLTVYGPNETASIFATYPSEYMTLGRSFLDQVVGTGMLMLCILCLNEKRNTPAPSELIPPIVAVIVLGISMSMSANCGGAINPARDLGPRLFTLTAGWGIEVFTCYNYWFWVPLVAPPIGGVLGSLMYLFFIEWHLPDPDPPMDQSSLATISDIIKQPTTTQENGQEFKAAYF from the exons ATGGTGAAGCTGCGTTTACTGAGAGTGAGGAATGCCCTGGTGCGAGAGTGTATGGCTGAGTTCTTGGGAACTTTTATCTTGCTG CTCTTTGGCTGCTCTGCTGCAGCGCAGATGAAGACCAGCAGAGAGACAAAAGGCCAGTTTCTGTCAGTCAACATGGCCTTCTCTGTGGGTGTGATGTCGGCCATGTACCTCACCAAAGGCatcacag gtGCCCATCTGAACCCAGCGGTAACTCTGAGTTTCTGTGTGTTGGGGAAGGCGCAATGGGGGAGGTTGGTGCCCTACTGCCTTTCCCAGCTGCTGGGAGCATATATGGCATCAGGGCTTGTCTATCTAGTCTACTATG ATGCTATTATGGACTTTAGTGGAGGAGTGTTGACTGTTTATGGCCCAAATGAGACAGCCTCAATATTTGCCACATATCCATCTGAGTACATGACATTGGGCAGAAGTTTCCTTGACCAG GTAGTGGGCACCGGCATGCTGATGTTGTGCATCCTGTGTTTGAATGAAAAGAGGAATACCCCTGCTCCCTCAGAGCTGATCCCTCCTATAGTGGCAGTGATCGTTCTGGGGATCTCCATGTCAATGTCAGCTAACTGTGGTGGTGCAATAAATCCTGCTCGGGATCTAGGGCCACGCCTTTTTACACTGACTGCAGGCTGGGGCATAGAGGTCTTCAC GTGTTACAACTATTGGTTCTGGGTTCCCTTGGTGGCCCCACCTATTGGAGGAGTTTTAGGTagtttaatgtatttgtttttcattgagtGGCACCTTCCTGATCCAGACCCTCCAATGGACCAGTCCAGTCTCGCTACCATCAGTGATATTATCAAGCAGCCCACCACTACACAGGAAAATGGGCAAGAGTTCAAGGCTGCATATTTTTAA